A window from Prochlorococcus marinus CUG1435 encodes these proteins:
- a CDS encoding 50S ribosomal protein L28, whose translation MSRVCELTGAKANNGMAVSHSHIRTKKLQQVNLQKRKLWWEEGKKWVNIKISTKALKSIQKVGLDKFAKSNGVDLKKF comes from the coding sequence ATGTCAAGAGTTTGCGAACTTACTGGTGCAAAAGCTAATAACGGGATGGCAGTGAGTCACTCACATATTCGTACAAAAAAATTGCAGCAAGTTAATCTCCAAAAAAGGAAACTATGGTGGGAAGAGGGAAAAAAATGGGTAAATATAAAAATAAGTACCAAAGCCCTAAAATCTATACAAAAAGTAGGTTTAGATAAATTTGCTAAATCAAATGGAGTTGATTTAAAAAAATTCTAA
- the ilvA gene encoding threonine ammonia-lyase, biosynthetic has product MNDYFEKILQAEVYEVAKKTPLEKAKNLSITLNNEVFLKREDLQDVFSFKIRGAYNKMSKLSKSQLTQGVITSSAGNHAQGVALSALKLNCQATILMPITTPLVKVNAVKNLRAKVILFGDNYDETYKEAIRISQERNLCFIHPFDDPDVIAGQGTIAIELEQQLKEKPYAIYIAVGGGGLISGISLYIKKIWPEVKIIGVEPEDADAMTKSLEESKIVELSSVGQFADGVAVKKIGKNTFDIGRKYIDKMIRVNTDEICAAIKDVFEDTRSILEPAGALSIAGMKKDIFNSNHSNKKMVAIACGANMNFERLRFVAERAELGECKEVMMAVEIPERPGSLINFCKLLDNRNLTEFSYRMSNSNNAQIFVGVQVYGLIDKKNLLDEFRNSEYPFIDISDDELSKNHLRHMVGGRLPKNFKEMNNRNFVELLYRFEFPERPGALINFLNNMKSNWSISVFHYRNYGADVGKIVIGVLIDRNEILEWNEFVRILGYKFWDETQNDTYKLFLGASD; this is encoded by the coding sequence ATGAATGATTATTTTGAAAAAATACTTCAAGCTGAAGTCTATGAAGTAGCAAAAAAAACGCCACTAGAGAAAGCTAAAAATTTAAGTATTACACTTAATAATGAAGTCTTTCTAAAAAGAGAAGATCTTCAAGATGTATTTTCATTCAAAATAAGAGGAGCATATAACAAGATGAGTAAGCTCAGTAAATCGCAGCTTACTCAGGGAGTAATTACTTCAAGTGCTGGTAATCATGCTCAAGGAGTTGCACTAAGTGCTCTGAAATTAAATTGCCAAGCAACCATATTAATGCCCATTACAACGCCCCTAGTAAAAGTTAATGCAGTAAAGAATTTAAGAGCAAAAGTTATATTATTTGGTGATAATTATGATGAAACTTACAAAGAGGCTATAAGGATTAGTCAAGAAAGAAATTTATGTTTTATTCATCCATTTGATGATCCAGATGTAATAGCTGGACAAGGAACTATAGCTATTGAACTTGAACAGCAACTAAAGGAAAAACCTTATGCAATTTATATTGCTGTTGGTGGTGGTGGATTAATATCAGGAATATCTTTATACATTAAAAAAATATGGCCTGAAGTAAAGATAATTGGCGTAGAACCTGAAGACGCAGACGCTATGACAAAATCCTTGGAAGAATCAAAAATTGTGGAATTATCCTCTGTCGGTCAATTTGCAGATGGAGTAGCGGTTAAAAAAATTGGTAAAAATACTTTTGATATTGGAAGGAAATATATAGATAAGATGATTAGGGTTAATACCGATGAAATATGTGCTGCTATAAAAGATGTTTTTGAGGATACTAGATCAATACTAGAACCAGCAGGAGCATTATCAATTGCAGGAATGAAAAAAGATATTTTTAATTCGAATCATTCAAATAAAAAAATGGTAGCGATTGCTTGTGGTGCAAATATGAATTTTGAGCGGCTCAGATTTGTAGCAGAAAGAGCAGAACTTGGAGAGTGCAAAGAGGTAATGATGGCAGTTGAAATTCCTGAACGACCTGGAAGTTTAATTAATTTTTGTAAGTTACTTGATAATAGAAATCTAACTGAATTTAGCTATAGAATGTCGAATTCAAACAATGCCCAAATCTTTGTAGGAGTTCAAGTCTATGGATTAATTGATAAAAAAAATCTTTTAGATGAATTTAGGAATTCGGAGTACCCATTTATTGACATAAGTGATGATGAATTATCTAAAAATCATCTTAGACATATGGTTGGTGGAAGATTACCAAAGAATTTTAAAGAAATGAATAACAGAAATTTTGTCGAGCTTTTATACAGATTTGAGTTTCCTGAAAGGCCTGGAGCGCTAATAAATTTCTTAAATAATATGAAATCAAATTGGTCGATAAGCGTTTTCCACTATAGGAATTATGGTGCGGATGTAGGGAAAATTGTTATTGGAGTTTTAATCGATAGAAATGAAATTTTAGAGTGGAACGAATTTGTAAGAATTTTAGGCTATAAATTCTGGGACGAAACTCAAAACGATACATATAAATTATTCCTTGGTGCATCAGATTAA
- a CDS encoding 1-deoxy-D-xylulose-5-phosphate synthase: protein MLLSELSHPNQLHGLTVSQLEEIACQIRERHLQVVSTSGGHLGPGLGVVELTLALYQTLDLDFDKVVWDVGHQAYPHKLITGRFGQFDSLRQQNGVAGYLKRSESKFDHFGAGHASTSISAALGMAIARDRKGENYKCVAVIGDGALTGGMALEAINHAGHLPSTPFVVVLNDNDMSISPPVGALSSYLNKVRVSPSLKFLSDSVQESVKNIPLIGKDIPEELKNIKGSVRRLAVPKVGAVFEELGFTYMGPIDGHDIGNLINTFNAAHKLKKPVLVHVVTTKGKGYPYAEADQVGYHAQSAFDLTTGKSIPSKKPKPVSYSKIFGQTLLKICEQDSKVVGITAAMATGTGLDILQKNIPDQYIDVGIAEQHAVTLAAGMACDGLKPVVAIYSTFLQRAFDQLIHDVGIQNLPVSFVLDRAGIVGADGPTHQGQYDISYMRSIPNFVLMAPKDESELQRMLITSINHKGPTALRIPRGSGLGVAVMDEGWEPLNIGEAEVLEEGEDILIIAYGSMVASAIETAKILKEMNVNACIVNARFVKPLDKNLIMPLANRIQKVVTMEEGTLIGGFGSAIVELFNDNELNIPVYRIGIPDVLVDHASPDQSKEKLGLMPDQMADKIIEKYRLNN from the coding sequence ATGCTTTTAAGTGAGTTAAGTCATCCAAATCAACTTCATGGCTTAACAGTTTCACAATTAGAGGAAATTGCTTGTCAAATTAGAGAAAGGCATCTTCAAGTAGTATCTACTAGTGGTGGACATCTCGGTCCTGGATTAGGTGTTGTTGAGCTAACGTTAGCTTTATATCAAACACTTGATCTAGATTTCGACAAAGTTGTTTGGGATGTAGGACATCAAGCTTATCCGCATAAATTAATAACAGGACGTTTCGGTCAATTCGATTCCCTTAGACAACAAAATGGAGTAGCTGGATATCTAAAAAGAAGCGAAAGTAAATTTGATCATTTTGGTGCTGGGCATGCAAGTACTTCTATTTCTGCCGCTTTAGGAATGGCAATAGCAAGAGATAGGAAAGGTGAAAATTACAAATGTGTCGCTGTTATTGGAGATGGAGCATTAACTGGAGGAATGGCATTAGAGGCTATAAATCATGCAGGTCACTTACCAAGTACTCCTTTTGTTGTAGTTTTAAACGATAATGATATGTCTATTTCACCTCCAGTTGGAGCCCTTTCATCCTACTTAAATAAAGTAAGAGTTAGTCCATCACTGAAATTTTTGTCTGATAGTGTTCAAGAAAGTGTAAAAAATATTCCATTAATTGGTAAGGATATTCCAGAAGAACTAAAAAATATTAAAGGAAGCGTTAGACGTCTAGCTGTTCCTAAGGTTGGTGCTGTTTTTGAAGAACTTGGATTTACATATATGGGTCCAATTGACGGTCATGATATTGGAAATTTAATTAATACATTTAACGCTGCTCATAAACTTAAAAAGCCCGTACTTGTTCATGTTGTCACGACTAAAGGTAAGGGTTACCCTTATGCAGAAGCTGATCAGGTTGGATATCATGCACAATCTGCATTCGATCTGACAACTGGGAAATCTATCCCATCAAAAAAACCTAAGCCTGTTAGTTATAGTAAAATATTTGGTCAAACCTTATTGAAAATATGTGAACAAGATAGCAAAGTCGTAGGTATTACAGCAGCAATGGCTACAGGTACTGGTTTAGATATATTGCAAAAAAATATTCCAGATCAATATATCGATGTGGGAATAGCAGAACAACATGCGGTTACTCTTGCAGCAGGAATGGCATGCGATGGTCTTAAACCAGTCGTAGCTATTTATAGTACTTTTCTTCAACGTGCTTTCGATCAATTAATACATGATGTAGGGATACAAAATTTACCTGTATCATTCGTACTTGATAGAGCTGGGATAGTTGGAGCTGACGGTCCTACTCACCAAGGCCAGTACGATATAAGTTATATGAGATCTATACCTAATTTTGTATTAATGGCACCAAAAGATGAGTCTGAATTACAGAGAATGTTAATAACTTCAATTAACCATAAGGGCCCTACTGCTCTAAGAATACCAAGAGGTTCTGGATTAGGGGTAGCTGTAATGGATGAGGGTTGGGAACCTTTGAATATAGGTGAAGCAGAAGTACTTGAAGAAGGAGAAGATATTTTAATTATTGCTTATGGATCAATGGTCGCATCAGCTATTGAAACAGCAAAGATACTAAAAGAAATGAATGTTAATGCTTGTATTGTTAATGCAAGATTTGTTAAACCTCTAGATAAAAATCTTATTATGCCGTTAGCAAATAGGATTCAAAAAGTAGTTACTATGGAAGAAGGAACTCTAATAGGTGGATTTGGTTCCGCAATAGTTGAACTATTCAACGATAATGAACTAAATATTCCTGTTTACAGAATAGGTATACCAGATGTATTGGTTGATCATGCTTCACCTGATCAGAGTAAAGAAAAACTAGGTCTTATGCCTGATCAGATGGCAGATAAAATTATCGAGAAATATAGGTTAAATAATTAA
- a CDS encoding signal peptidase II codes for MNNKIQTKLYFFSLSIFILLIDQLTKYLIFYNYNLFINKEFIFFRLDLVKNYGAAFNILSGSRIFLSVISIIFSILLIYLMLRKNKLNSIDYYSYSLILGGTIGNGMDRILKGFVIDFINLNIINFPVFNFADISINIGFILLLYSIFKNKR; via the coding sequence ATGAATAATAAAATACAAACAAAATTATATTTTTTTTCTTTAAGTATTTTTATTTTGTTAATAGATCAATTAACAAAATATTTAATTTTTTATAACTATAATTTATTTATAAATAAAGAATTTATTTTTTTTAGATTAGACCTTGTAAAAAATTACGGTGCAGCATTTAACATATTAAGTGGTAGTAGAATATTTTTATCTGTAATTAGTATTATTTTTTCAATATTACTAATTTATTTAATGTTAAGAAAAAACAAATTAAATTCAATTGACTATTATTCCTATAGCTTAATTCTTGGCGGTACTATTGGTAATGGAATGGATAGAATATTAAAGGGTTTTGTAATTGACTTTATAAATTTAAATATTATAAATTTTCCAGTTTTTAACTTTGCTGATATATCTATAAATATCGGTTTTATTCTTTTACTTTATAGCATTTTTAAAAATAAAAGATAA
- a CDS encoding YggT family protein, protein MLSEIFAVLGQTLSIYSFILIIRILLTWFPGIDWSNGVLSALTSITDPYLNIFRGIIPPIGGFDISSLLAFLLLNVIQNLITNLQYASLGYS, encoded by the coding sequence ATGTTATCTGAGATTTTCGCAGTTCTGGGCCAAACTTTATCAATTTATTCTTTCATATTAATAATAAGAATTTTACTTACATGGTTCCCAGGTATAGATTGGAGCAATGGAGTTTTATCTGCGTTAACTTCTATCACAGATCCATATTTAAACATTTTTAGGGGCATTATTCCTCCAATAGGTGGATTTGATATTTCTTCTTTATTAGCTTTTTTACTTTTAAATGTTATTCAAAATTTAATTACTAATCTACAGTATGCAAGCTTAGGTTATAGCTGA
- a CDS encoding nucleoside triphosphate pyrophosphohydrolase family protein, producing the protein MDFKTYQKKARETAQYPNLGSNNIYPTLGLVGEAGEVAEKVKKVIRDKNGIFDNESKLGIKKELGDVLWYISNLCTELNFNLEDVALQNLEKLKLRADKGKISGSGDDR; encoded by the coding sequence ATGGATTTTAAAACTTATCAGAAAAAAGCCAGGGAAACAGCACAGTATCCTAATTTAGGCTCAAATAATATTTATCCAACTCTTGGTTTGGTTGGAGAGGCTGGTGAGGTAGCAGAAAAAGTAAAAAAAGTTATAAGAGATAAAAATGGAATATTTGATAACGAATCAAAATTAGGTATTAAAAAGGAATTAGGAGATGTTTTGTGGTACATCTCAAATCTTTGCACAGAATTAAATTTTAACTTAGAGGATGTGGCATTACAAAACCTTGAAAAACTAAAATTGAGAGCTGATAAAGGGAAAATAAGCGGTTCTGGAGATGATAGATAA
- the scpB gene encoding SMC-Scp complex subunit ScpB — protein sequence MELVTKVEAVLYLKGRPITKRDLSEITNSDINSINDVIKDLKNKYSNSSSAIELNEVDNSFSLELKSSLNEFVEDLLPSDLKTSELRTLATIAIKKKILQSDLILLRGSGAYDHIKELLEKKFIVKRKQKEGRSYWLSLSEKFFQTFAVSNEYLSKIGSSNNKQR from the coding sequence ATAGAACTAGTTACTAAAGTTGAGGCTGTTCTATATTTAAAAGGTAGACCTATAACAAAAAGGGATCTTTCAGAAATTACTAATTCTGATATCAACTCAATAAATGATGTAATTAAAGATCTAAAAAATAAATATTCTAATTCAAGCTCGGCTATTGAATTAAATGAAGTTGATAATAGTTTTTCTCTCGAACTAAAATCTAGTCTTAATGAATTCGTTGAGGATTTACTTCCTTCTGATTTAAAAACATCAGAATTAAGGACATTAGCAACCATTGCAATCAAAAAAAAGATCCTGCAATCAGATCTTATACTTTTAAGAGGTTCAGGAGCTTATGACCACATTAAAGAATTATTAGAAAAGAAGTTTATTGTCAAACGTAAGCAAAAAGAGGGTAGATCATATTGGTTATCATTATCAGAAAAGTTTTTTCAAACTTTTGCTGTAAGTAACGAATATCTTTCTAAAATAGGGAGCTCTAACAACAAGCAACGATAA
- the psaK gene encoding photosystem I reaction center subunit PsaK: MFTTLFAAADPATFSWSPKCAVVMIACNVFAYAIARATIRKPNEGFEIPNSKFYGGLSHASVVGANCLGHIFGIGAILGLASRGVL, from the coding sequence ATGTTTACTACATTATTTGCAGCTGCAGATCCAGCAACTTTTTCTTGGTCTCCAAAGTGTGCCGTCGTAATGATTGCATGTAATGTTTTTGCTTATGCAATTGCTAGAGCAACAATAAGAAAACCTAATGAAGGATTTGAAATACCTAATTCAAAATTTTATGGTGGTTTAAGTCACGCATCAGTAGTAGGAGCTAATTGCCTTGGTCACATATTCGGTATTGGGGCTATTCTAGGATTAGCTTCAAGAGGTGTTTTATAA
- a CDS encoding DUF2499 domain-containing protein gives MHELSFGTWLIHISSVIEWIVAIFAIKKISTYKKYNLFFWLSLAMVPNLIGAMCAITWHIYDNQENLYGLVSLQGIFTFIGNSTLALAAIRIFRGKETYE, from the coding sequence TTGCACGAATTATCATTTGGAACTTGGTTAATACATATCTCATCAGTAATAGAGTGGATTGTTGCCATATTTGCCATAAAAAAAATTTCTACATATAAAAAATATAATTTATTTTTTTGGCTAAGCCTCGCCATGGTCCCAAACTTAATAGGTGCTATGTGTGCGATAACTTGGCATATCTATGACAACCAGGAAAATCTTTACGGTCTAGTATCACTTCAAGGAATATTTACATTTATAGGAAATTCAACATTAGCCTTAGCAGCAATAAGGATTTTTAGAGGAAAAGAGACTTATGAATGA
- a CDS encoding ABC transporter permease, which translates to MSRNISIKEAFGMASKTLVSNKLRSSLTMLGIIIGNASVITLVGLGRGAQTLAKNQLSNLGANVLFIVPGNNDTRRRGISFPKNLVLEDAEAINNQVPTVKKVAPQISANEIVQSNSKSLNISIAGVTPEFLEVRSFEVDKGRFLSKSDVNSARSFVVIGPDLKDEFFKDESSSLGKKIRIKDHTYEIIGILKPKGAVFGSNQDKNAYIPLTTMVNRITGKDPTYGVSLSFISVEAINKNATSAAKFQITNLLRQRHKIIRDDDFAVRSQEDALNIVTNITSGLTFLLAGIGAVSLVVGGIGIMNIMLVSVSERTEEIGLRKAIGAKQSDILIQFLIEALILSTIGGLIGTTTGLSGVFLLSLVTPLPASVGITTTFSTMIISGSIGLIFGVLPAKRASKLDPIVALRSL; encoded by the coding sequence ATGTCTAGGAATATCTCAATAAAAGAAGCCTTCGGTATGGCCTCAAAAACTTTAGTTTCGAACAAATTGAGAAGTTCGTTAACAATGTTGGGGATAATTATAGGAAATGCATCAGTTATTACACTTGTTGGACTTGGAAGAGGTGCTCAAACATTAGCAAAAAACCAATTAAGTAATTTAGGTGCAAATGTTTTATTCATTGTTCCTGGAAATAATGACACAAGAAGAAGAGGTATTTCATTTCCTAAAAACCTTGTTTTAGAAGATGCAGAAGCAATAAATAATCAAGTCCCAACAGTTAAAAAAGTTGCTCCTCAAATCTCTGCTAACGAAATAGTGCAATCAAATTCTAAAAGCCTTAACATATCAATTGCGGGTGTTACTCCCGAATTTCTCGAAGTAAGAAGTTTTGAAGTAGATAAGGGAAGATTTTTATCAAAAAGTGATGTAAATAGTGCAAGAAGTTTTGTAGTAATAGGCCCAGATCTTAAAGACGAATTTTTCAAAGATGAATCTTCATCACTTGGAAAAAAAATCAGAATTAAAGATCATACTTATGAAATAATCGGAATATTAAAACCAAAAGGCGCTGTATTTGGAAGTAATCAAGACAAAAATGCTTATATTCCATTAACCACCATGGTAAATAGGATTACTGGGAAGGATCCTACATATGGTGTAAGTTTAAGTTTCATAAGTGTGGAAGCGATAAATAAAAACGCAACTAGTGCAGCAAAATTTCAAATTACTAACCTATTGAGACAAAGACATAAAATAATTAGAGATGACGACTTTGCAGTTAGATCACAAGAAGATGCATTGAATATAGTAACCAACATAACAAGTGGGTTAACGTTTTTGTTGGCAGGTATTGGGGCAGTATCTTTGGTGGTTGGAGGTATAGGAATCATGAATATTATGCTCGTTTCTGTTAGCGAAAGAACTGAAGAGATTGGTCTAAGAAAAGCAATAGGAGCAAAACAGTCTGATATATTAATTCAATTTTTAATTGAGGCATTGATTTTATCTACAATTGGAGGATTAATAGGAACAACAACTGGACTATCAGGTGTTTTTCTTTTATCTCTGGTAACACCACTTCCTGCATCTGTAGGAATTACAACAACTTTTTCCACCATGATAATTTCAGGATCAATAGGTTTAATCTTTGGGGTTTTACCGGCAAAAAGAGCTTCTAAATTAGATCCAATTGTTGCATTGAGAAGTTTATAA
- a CDS encoding peroxiredoxin, which translates to MRNLVASILIPFIILFNCNSAFSFDFAPEVGDMAPNFQLEGFNKNIKTKTTWELSDFKGKWLVMYFYPKDFTAGCTLEAKGFSELKKDFSKNNAEIVGISADNQDSHESFCSEKSINYTLLSDPHGIISDEYGSWIPPFSDRNTFLISPDGKISYRWISVLPINHAKEVLNVLKKKI; encoded by the coding sequence ATGAGAAATTTAGTTGCAAGTATATTAATACCATTTATTATCTTATTTAATTGTAATTCAGCCTTCTCTTTTGATTTTGCTCCTGAAGTTGGAGATATGGCTCCCAACTTTCAGTTAGAAGGTTTTAATAAAAACATAAAAACAAAAACAACTTGGGAATTAAGTGATTTTAAAGGTAAATGGCTTGTTATGTATTTTTACCCTAAAGATTTTACAGCAGGCTGTACCCTTGAAGCTAAAGGATTTTCAGAATTAAAAAAAGATTTTTCAAAAAATAATGCCGAAATTGTTGGCATTAGTGCCGATAATCAAGATTCTCATGAAAGTTTCTGCAGCGAGAAGTCAATAAACTACACTTTATTATCTGATCCTCACGGAATTATTAGTGATGAATATGGTTCCTGGATTCCTCCATTCTCAGATAGAAATACTTTTTTGATTTCTCCAGATGGGAAAATTTCTTATAGATGGATTAGTGTTTTACCTATAAATCATGCTAAAGAAGTTCTCAACGTTTTAAAGAAAAAAATATAA
- the pyk gene encoding pyruvate kinase, with amino-acid sequence MSNIDLNRRTKIVATIGPATQSEEIITDLIKAGVTTFRLNFSHGDHKDHAERIKTIREVSKKLDIDIGILQDLQGPKIRLGRFKDGPVKVKKGDKFILTSNEVECTNTIANVTYDKLSQEVNEGKRILLDDGKIEMIVEKVDIKANLLRCLVTVGGVLSNNKGVNFPDVQLSVKALTEKDKEDLQFGLSEGVDWIALSFVRNPSDINEIKDLINKNGHSTPVVAKIEKFEAIDQIDTLLPLCDGVMVARGDLGVEMPAEEVPLLQKELIRKANSLGIPIITATQMLDSMASNPRPTRAEVSDVANAILDGTDAVMLSNETAVGDYPVEAVETMATIARRIERDYPLKAIESHLASTIPNAISAAVSNIARQLDAGAIIPLTKSGSTARNVSKFRPPTPILATTTERSVARRLQLVWGVTPIVVKNDERTAKTFSLAMQIAQEMGILNQGDLVVQTAGTLTGISGSTDLIKVGLVRKIVSRGISIGEIGVTGKARIIKNNLDISLICPGEILFVPEELMENIPLSKNIAGIVTNQKVNDVYALFNKKNKKISTICNLENMDNHQISNGDLITLQLNEGVIYMGQIEDDDSIDKYKYV; translated from the coding sequence ATGTCGAATATTGATTTAAATAGAAGAACAAAAATAGTAGCAACTATTGGCCCTGCAACTCAATCTGAAGAGATAATTACAGATTTAATTAAAGCTGGAGTAACAACCTTCAGATTAAATTTTTCGCATGGAGATCATAAAGATCATGCTGAGAGAATAAAAACCATAAGAGAAGTATCAAAAAAGTTAGATATAGATATTGGAATATTACAAGATCTTCAAGGACCCAAAATAAGATTAGGGCGCTTTAAGGATGGTCCAGTAAAAGTTAAAAAAGGTGATAAATTTATTCTTACATCAAACGAAGTTGAATGTACAAACACTATTGCTAATGTAACCTACGACAAACTTTCGCAAGAAGTTAACGAAGGGAAAAGAATACTTTTAGATGATGGCAAAATAGAAATGATTGTAGAAAAAGTAGATATAAAAGCTAATCTTTTAAGGTGTCTGGTAACAGTAGGGGGTGTTCTTTCAAATAATAAAGGTGTAAATTTCCCAGATGTTCAGTTATCAGTAAAAGCATTAACAGAAAAAGATAAAGAGGATTTACAATTCGGCTTATCTGAAGGAGTTGATTGGATAGCCCTAAGTTTCGTAAGAAATCCATCCGATATAAACGAAATAAAAGATTTAATAAACAAAAATGGGCATTCAACTCCTGTAGTCGCAAAAATAGAAAAATTTGAAGCAATTGATCAAATTGATACTTTATTACCCTTATGTGATGGGGTTATGGTTGCAAGAGGTGATTTAGGAGTAGAAATGCCTGCTGAAGAAGTTCCTCTTTTACAAAAGGAATTAATAAGAAAAGCTAATTCATTAGGTATACCAATAATTACAGCTACTCAAATGCTTGATTCTATGGCTTCTAATCCTAGGCCAACCAGGGCTGAAGTTAGCGATGTTGCTAACGCAATTTTGGATGGAACAGATGCTGTAATGCTTTCAAACGAAACTGCAGTTGGTGATTATCCTGTAGAAGCAGTAGAAACGATGGCAACTATAGCCAGAAGAATTGAAAGGGATTATCCACTTAAAGCTATTGAGAGTCACTTAGCTAGTACGATCCCAAATGCTATTAGTGCAGCAGTAAGTAATATAGCTCGACAACTTGATGCAGGAGCTATAATCCCTTTAACAAAATCAGGTTCTACTGCTCGAAATGTAAGCAAATTCAGACCACCAACACCTATCTTGGCAACTACTACAGAGAGGAGTGTAGCGAGAAGATTGCAACTTGTTTGGGGGGTAACTCCCATAGTAGTAAAAAATGATGAGAGAACTGCAAAAACTTTTAGTTTGGCTATGCAAATTGCTCAGGAGATGGGGATCCTAAATCAAGGCGATTTAGTAGTTCAAACTGCAGGCACATTGACTGGTATAAGTGGCTCTACAGATTTAATAAAAGTTGGTCTAGTAAGAAAAATTGTTTCAAGAGGAATTTCGATAGGAGAAATCGGTGTTACTGGTAAAGCAAGAATAATAAAAAATAATCTTGATATATCCTTAATTTGTCCAGGAGAAATATTATTTGTTCCAGAGGAATTAATGGAAAATATTCCACTTAGTAAAAATATTGCGGGTATTGTTACGAATCAAAAAGTAAATGATGTTTATGCTTTGTTTAACAAAAAAAATAAAAAGATTTCTACAATTTGTAATTTGGAAAATATGGATAATCATCAAATTAGTAATGGTGACCTTATTACACTGCAACTTAATGAAGGAGTTATATACATGGGGCAAATTGAAGATGATGATTCAATAGATAAATATAAATATGTCTAG
- a CDS encoding biotin transporter BioY, translating into MLKLYKFVEILISLQSLVIATMLPVYIPIQFIHKTSNSFEMPLTWQIPTIILLTIIFHKKVVFTAFSIYILLGLFISPVFHQGGSIGYLLTPNFGYLLGTYPLIKIIDNLNTRNKISIGNFLKKGLIAICAMHLTGIFYNFIQVIFYSKFNIFLYNLGKYSVGKIGYHFLMLFPLLILIKPINRLKYSK; encoded by the coding sequence ATGCTCAAATTATATAAATTTGTAGAGATACTAATAAGTCTTCAATCACTAGTAATAGCAACAATGCTCCCTGTTTATATTCCAATACAATTTATCCATAAAACTAGTAATAGCTTTGAAATGCCCCTCACATGGCAAATTCCAACAATAATATTACTAACAATTATATTCCATAAAAAAGTTGTTTTCACAGCATTTTCTATATATATTCTTTTAGGATTATTTATATCTCCGGTCTTTCATCAAGGAGGTTCAATAGGATATCTACTTACTCCAAATTTTGGTTATTTATTAGGTACATATCCATTAATAAAAATAATTGATAATTTAAATACAAGAAATAAAATAAGTATTGGTAACTTTTTAAAAAAAGGATTAATAGCAATATGCGCTATGCATTTAACTGGAATATTTTATAATTTTATACAGGTTATATTTTACAGTAAATTTAATATATTTTTATATAATTTAGGGAAATACTCAGTAGGTAAAATTGGATATCATTTTCTAATGCTTTTTCCACTACTAATTCTTATCAAACCTATTAATCGTTTAAAATACAGTAAATAA
- a CDS encoding DUF3593 domain-containing protein, with protein sequence MNDLFLKFIEKLGSIDNTFLFAVSIIPYAIFLFYLYKIKSVNNFVKTGFSLTVLFVLITILISIFTLYYYGKTLVEIDFLHGLAESFLTLSDFVILFGFLKFLNTLEVNNS encoded by the coding sequence ATGAATGATTTATTTTTAAAATTTATAGAGAAATTAGGTTCAATCGATAACACATTTTTGTTCGCAGTATCAATAATTCCTTATGCAATATTTTTGTTCTATTTATATAAAATCAAATCTGTTAATAATTTTGTAAAAACAGGATTTTCGTTAACTGTATTATTCGTATTGATTACTATATTAATATCTATTTTTACTCTATATTACTATGGTAAAACCCTTGTTGAGATTGACTTCCTGCATGGTTTAGCAGAATCCTTCTTAACCCTAAGTGATTTTGTTATTTTGTTTGGATTTTTAAAGTTTTTAAATACCTTAGAAGTAAACAACTCTTAA